The following proteins are co-located in the Phaenicophaeus curvirostris isolate KB17595 chromosome 12, BPBGC_Pcur_1.0, whole genome shotgun sequence genome:
- the DUOX2 gene encoding dual oxidase 2 isoform X1 codes for MRPPGMMLSFTVVLLVTWTLGRAQESISWEVQRYDGWYNNLLHHRHGSVGARLLRLLPANYADGVYQALQEPRVPNARQLSNVVARGPSGLPSRRNTTVLAVFFGFHVLLDILGTEKPGCPAEFLNIHIPAGDPVFDPAGTGDVVLPFQRIQWAPETGQSPNSPREQTNEVTGWLDGSSIYGPSHSWSDALRSFSGGRLASGPSGRLPRETDGRVPMWKALDPSTGQGGPQGIYDLGSAWGNENLFVQAESIAWFRYHNHLASTLAQTHPTWSDEDLFQHARKWVIATFQSIVLYEWLPTLLGTPVPEYRGYQQHLDPSLSPEFMAAAGQFLATMVPPGVYKRDSKCQFHEVSSPEGSFPAVRLCNSYWSRESNRQAEDVDVDSLLLGMSSQIAEREDNIVVEDLQDYWYGPLKFSRTDFVASWFQRGRDLGLPTYNRARERFGLQPLQNWSDLAPHMEPQVLEEVAALYGNNTSGLELLPGGMLEASGSLFSAIILEQFVRLRDSDRYWFENTKSGLFTVEEVRGIRNITFHDVLAAVTRTDPADLQPNVFVWSEGSPCPQPQQLTAQHLANCTPVTVLDYFEGSGVGFGIIIVVLCCLPLVTLFVAWIVAVLRKRDFQKLQKKQGSSVRREVTSEAIHAVEWRGPKTDRSPVYIHLQADKVLKVLDGRGSVLRSISLKAHPTVEVILSNNKGNKALLLKSPKEYDLVLLFSKEAERSNFIGKLRGYLEKSGLDLHVSEMPEQSLMKRAVTQEQRKQILETFFRHLFAQVLEIDRSNAGELNFESSQKAKETLTCELSRAEFAEALGLKAHSMFVDSMFSLADKDGNGYISFREFLDILVVFMKGTPEEKSKVMFRMYDVDENGFLSKEEFLRMLRSFIEISNNCLTRDQAEQVTESMFRASGFQDRDELTWEDFHYMLRDHDSELRLTQLCIKGVPEVPKQNLHSSVSFIKRKDLKGRAISDEEKDPNLDTVNHYVEREGLELRKRPGRKVHQYQLQLYTKAQRKKYERSKIQQKIQEFKRFVENYRRHIVCVVLFSSITAGVFVERAYYYAFASPSTGIAQTTFVGIIISRGSAACISFMYSYILLTMCRNLITVLRETFLNHYIPFDAAVDFHRWVAMAALIFSVLHTAGHVVNVYIFSVTPLSVLSCLFSSVFMNDGSQLPQKYYWWFFQTIPGMTGVLLLVILAVMYVFATHHFRRVSFQGFWITHHLYVLLYVLIIIHGSYALIQQPRFHIYFIIPALIYSADKLFSLSRKKVEISVVKAELLPSGVTHLQFQRPQDFDYKSGQWARIACMALGTTEYHPFTLTSAPHEDTLSLHIRAVGPWTTRLRELYSPESLALLGKLPKLYLDGPFGEGHQEWNKFEVSVLVGGGIGVTPFASILKDLVFKSSISSKLVCKKIYFIWVTRTQRQFEWLADIIREVEEMDRTDLVSVHIYITQLAEKFDLRTTMLYICERHFQKTLNKSLFTGLRAITHFGRPPFIPFFNSLQEVHPEVQKIGVFSCGPPGMTKSVEKACRQLNKKDQTYFAHHYENF; via the exons GTTTCCACGTGCTCTTGGACATCCTGGGGACAGAGAAACCTGGCTGCCCTGCTGAGTTCCTGAACATCCACATCCCAGCTGGAGACCCAGTGTTTGACCCTGCAGGCACTGGAGACGTGGTTCTGCCTTTCCAGCGCATCCAGTGGGCGCCGGAGACGGGGCAGAGCCCCAACAGCCCCCGGGAACAG ACCAACGAGGTGACGGGCTGGCTGGATGGCAGCTCTATCTACGGCCCCTCACACTCCTGGAGCGATGCCCTGAGGAGCTTCTCGGGGGGCCGGCTCGCTTCGGGGCCCAGCGGGCGCCTGCCGAGGGAGACGGACGGACGGGTTCCCATGTGGAAGGCGCTGGATCCATCCACGGGACAGGGCGGACCCCAAGGGATCTACG ACCTGGGCAGCGCCTGGGGGAACGAGAACCTCTTCGTGCAGGCTGAGAGCATTGCCTGGTTTCGGTACCACAACCACCTGGCTTCCACGCTGGCCCAGACGCACCCCACCTGGTCCGACGAGGACCTCTTCCAGCACGCTCGCAAGTGGGTCATCGCCACCTTCCAG AGCATCGTGCTGTACGAGTGGCTGCCCACCCTGCTGGGGACGCCCGTCCCGGAGTACAGAG GTTACCAACAGCACCTGGACCCCAGCCTCTCGCCGGAGTTCATGGCGGCTGCAGGGCAATTCCTGGCCACCATGGTCCCACCAGGTGTCTATAAGAG AGACTCCAAGTGCCAGTTCCATGAAGTGTCCAGCCCTGAAGGCTCATTCCCAGCGGTGCGGCTCTGCAACAGCTACTGGAGCAGGGAG AGCAACAGGCAGGCGGAGGATGTGGACGTGGACAGCCTCCTGCTGGGCATGAGCTCACAGATCGCAGAGCGGGAGGACAACATTGTGGTGGAAGATCTCCAAG ATTACTGGTATGGGCCCCTGAAGTTCTCCCGCACTGACTTCGTGGCCAGCTGGTTCCAGCGTGGACGAGACCTTGGCCTGCCCACCTATAACCGAGCCCGGGAACGATTTGGGTTGCAGCCTCTCCAGAACTGGTCAGACCTTGCCCCACACATGGAGCCACAG GTCCTGGAGGAGGTCGCTGCCCTGTATGGCAACAACACGtctgggctggagctgctccctgGAGGCATGCTGGAGGCCAGCGGCTCCCTCTTCAGTGCCATCATCCTGGAGCAGTTTGTGCGCCTGCGTGACAGCGACAGATACTGGTTCGAGAACACCAAGAGCGG GCTGTTCACAGTGGAGGAAGTGAGGGGGATCCGGAACATCACCTTCCATGACGTCCTGGCTGCCGTCACTCGCACGGACCCCGCAGACCTCCAGCCCAATGTGTTCGTCTGGAGTGAGG GGAGCCCGTGTCCCCAGCCGCAGCAGCTGACGGCTCAGCACTTGGCCAACTGCACGCCTGTGACCGTTCTGGACTACTTTGAAGGCAGTGGTGTGGGCTTCGGGATCATCATCGTTGtcctctgctgcctgcctttAG TGACTCTCTTTGTTGCCTGGATCGTTGCTGTTCTCCGCAAGAGAGATttccagaagctgcagaagaagcagGGCTCCAGCGTGCGGAGGGAGGTGACCAGTGAGGCGATACACG CCGTCGAGTGGCGCGGTCCCAAGACAGACAGATCTCCCGTCTACATTCACCTGCAAGCTGACAAAGTGCTCAAAGTGCTGGATGGGAGAGGATCTGTGCTCCGGAGCATCAGCCTGAAAGCCCACCCGACGGTGGAGGTGATCCTCTCCAACAACAAAGGGAACAAAGCTCTGCTCCTGAAGAGCCCCAAGGAGTACGACCTG GTGCTGCTTTTCAGCAAggaggcagagaggagcaacTTCATTGGGAAGCTGCGAGGCTACTTGGAGAAGAGCGGCCTCGACCTGCACGTGTCTGAGATGCCGGAGCAGAGCCTGATGAAACGGGCGGTCACCCAGGAGCAGAGGAAACAAATTCTGGAGACTTTCTTCAGGCACCTCTTTGCTCAG GTGCTGGAAATCGACAGGTCCAACGCCGGAGAGCTCAACTTTGAGTCTTcccagaaagcaaaggagacCCTGACGTGTGAGCTGAGCAGGGCTGAGTTTGCCGAGGCCCTGGGGCTCAAAGCCCACTCCATGTTTGTGGACTCAATGTTCTCCCTGGCTGACAAAGACGGCAACGGCTACATCTCCTTCCGGGAGTTCCTGGACATCTTGGTGGTCTTCATGAAAg GGACCCCAGAGGAAAAGTCCAAGGTGATGTTCAGGATGTATGACGTTGATGAGAATGGGTTCCTGTCCAAGGAGGAGTTTCTGAGGATGCTCAG GTCCTTCATCGAGATCTCCAACAACTGCCTGACAAGGGACCAGGCAGAGCAGGTGACTGAGTCCATGTTCCGGGCCTCGGGGTTTCAGGACAGGGATGAGCTGACGTGGGAGGATTTCCACTACATGCTGCGGGACCACGACAGCGAGCTCCGTCTCACCCAGCTCTGCATCAAAG GGGTCCCAGAGGTTCCCAAGCAAAACTTGCACAGCTCCGTCTCCTTCATAAAAAGGAAAGACCTGAAAGG CAGAGCCATCTCAGATGAGGAGAAAGACCCAAACCTGGACACCGTGAACCACTACGTGGAGCGAGAAGGGCTAGAGCTGAGGAAGAGGCCAGGCAGAAA GGTGCACCAGTACCAGCTGCAGTTGTACACCAAAGCACAACGGAAGAAGTATGAGCGGAGCAAAATTCAGCAGAAGATCCAGGAGTTCAAGCGCTTTGTGGAAAACTACCGGCGCCATATCGTCTGCGTGgtcctcttctcctccatcaCCGCTGGCGTGTTCGTGGAGAGAGCTTACT acTACGCCTTCGCATCCCCCAGCACCGGAATCGCACAGACCACCTTCGTGGGGATCATCATCTCGCGGGGATCGGCTGCCTGCATCTCCTTCATGTACTCCTACATCCTGCTCACCATGTGCCGCAACCTCATCACCGTCCTGCGGGAGACCTTCCTCAACCACTACATCCCTTTTGATGCTGCCGTGGACTTCCACCGCTGGGTTGCCATGGCAGCCCTGATCTTCTCAG TGCTCCACACTGCAGGTCACGTGGTGAACGTCTACATCTTCTCAGTCACGCCTCTCAGCGTGTTGTCCTGCCTCTTTTCCAGTGTCTTTATGAATGATGG GTCACAGCTCCCACAGAAGTATTACTGGTGGTTCTTCCAGACTATTCCAG GCATGACGGGAGTCCTGCTGCTCGTGATCCTGGCCGTGATGTACGTGTTTGCCACCCACCACTTCCGACGCGTCAGCTTCCAGGGCTTCTGGATCACTCACCACCTCTACGTGCTGCTCTATGTCCTG ATCATCATCCACGGCAGCTACGCTCTGATCCAGCAGCCCCGCTTCCACATCTACTTCATCATCCCAGCTCTCATCTACAGCGCGGACAAGCTGTTCAGCCTGAGCAGGAAGAAGGTGGAGATCAGCGTGGTGAAAGCCGAGCTCCTGCCCTCAG gtGTCACCCACCTCCAGTTCCAGCGGCCGCAGGACTTTGACTACAAGTCCGGGCAGTGGGCGCGCATCGCCTGCATGGCGCTGGGCACCACCGAGTACCACCCCTTCACCCTGACCTCGGCGCCGCACGAGGACACGCTGAGCCTGCACATCCGAGCCGTGGGGCCCTGGACCACCCGCCTGCGGGAGCTCTACTCCCCGGAGAGCCTGGCGCTCCTCGGCAAGCTGCCCAAG CTCTATCTGGACGGGCCCTTCGGGGAGGGCCACCAGGAGTGGAACAAGTTTGAAGTGTCGGTGCTGGTGGGAGGAGGCATTGGAGTGACGCCCTTTGCATCCATCCTCAAGGACCTCGTCTTCAAATCATCCATAAGCTCCAAGCTGGTGTGTAAGAAG ATCTACTTCATCTGGGTGACGCGCACGCAGCGGCAGTTTGAGTGGCTGGCAGACATCATCCGcgaggtggaggagatggacaGGACCGACCTGGTCTCTGTGCACATCTACATCACGCAGCTGGCTGAGAAGTTCGACCTGCGCACCACCATGCTG TACATCTGCGAGCGGCACTTCCAGAAGACGTTGAACAAGAGCTTGTTCACGGGGCTGCGTGCCATCACCCACTTCGGGCGCCCTCCCTTCATACCCTTCTTCAACTCGCTGCAGGAGGTGCACCCCGAG gtGCAGAAGATCGGGGTGTTCAGCTGTGGCCCACCTGGGATGACCAAGAGCGTGGAAAAAGCTTGTCGGCAGCTCAACAAGAAGGACCAAACCTACTTTGCACATCACTATGAGAATTTCTGA
- the DUOX2 gene encoding dual oxidase 2 isoform X3: MRPPGMMLSFTVVLLVTWTLGRAQESISWEVQRYDGWYNNLLHHRHGSVGARLLRLLPANYADGVYQALQEPRVPNARQLSNVVARGPSGLPSRRNTTVLAVFFGFHVLLDILGTEKPGCPAEFLNIHIPAGDPVFDPAGTGDVVLPFQRIQWAPETGQSPNSPREQTNEVTGWLDGSSIYGPSHSWSDALRSFSGGRLASGPSGRLPRETDGRVPMWKALDPSTGQGGPQGIYDLGSAWGNENLFVQAESIAWFRYHNHLASTLAQTHPTWSDEDLFQHARKWVIATFQSIVLYEWLPTLLGTPVPEYRGYQQHLDPSLSPEFMAAAGQFLATMVPPGVYKRDSKCQFHEVSSPEGSFPAVRLCNSYWSRESNRQAEDVDVDSLLLGMSSQIAEREDNIVVEDLQDYWYGPLKFSRTDFVASWFQRGRDLGLPTYNRARERFGLQPLQNWSDLAPHMEPQVLEEVAALYGNNTSGLELLPGGMLEASGSLFSAIILEQFVRLRDSDRYWFENTKSGLFTVEEVRGIRNITFHDVLAAVTRTDPADLQPNVFVWSEVTLFVAWIVAVLRKRDFQKLQKKQGSSVRREVTSEAIHAVEWRGPKTDRSPVYIHLQADKVLKVLDGRGSVLRSISLKAHPTVEVILSNNKGNKALLLKSPKEYDLVLLFSKEAERSNFIGKLRGYLEKSGLDLHVSEMPEQSLMKRAVTQEQRKQILETFFRHLFAQVLEIDRSNAGELNFESSQKAKETLTCELSRAEFAEALGLKAHSMFVDSMFSLADKDGNGYISFREFLDILVVFMKGTPEEKSKVMFRMYDVDENGFLSKEEFLRMLRSFIEISNNCLTRDQAEQVTESMFRASGFQDRDELTWEDFHYMLRDHDSELRLTQLCIKGVPEVPKQNLHSSVSFIKRKDLKGRAISDEEKDPNLDTVNHYVEREGLELRKRPGRKVHQYQLQLYTKAQRKKYERSKIQQKIQEFKRFVENYRRHIVCVVLFSSITAGVFVERAYYYAFASPSTGIAQTTFVGIIISRGSAACISFMYSYILLTMCRNLITVLRETFLNHYIPFDAAVDFHRWVAMAALIFSVLHTAGHVVNVYIFSVTPLSVLSCLFSSVFMNDGSQLPQKYYWWFFQTIPGMTGVLLLVILAVMYVFATHHFRRVSFQGFWITHHLYVLLYVLIIIHGSYALIQQPRFHIYFIIPALIYSADKLFSLSRKKVEISVVKAELLPSGVTHLQFQRPQDFDYKSGQWARIACMALGTTEYHPFTLTSAPHEDTLSLHIRAVGPWTTRLRELYSPESLALLGKLPKLYLDGPFGEGHQEWNKFEVSVLVGGGIGVTPFASILKDLVFKSSISSKLVCKKIYFIWVTRTQRQFEWLADIIREVEEMDRTDLVSVHIYITQLAEKFDLRTTMLYICERHFQKTLNKSLFTGLRAITHFGRPPFIPFFNSLQEVHPEVQKIGVFSCGPPGMTKSVEKACRQLNKKDQTYFAHHYENF, from the exons GTTTCCACGTGCTCTTGGACATCCTGGGGACAGAGAAACCTGGCTGCCCTGCTGAGTTCCTGAACATCCACATCCCAGCTGGAGACCCAGTGTTTGACCCTGCAGGCACTGGAGACGTGGTTCTGCCTTTCCAGCGCATCCAGTGGGCGCCGGAGACGGGGCAGAGCCCCAACAGCCCCCGGGAACAG ACCAACGAGGTGACGGGCTGGCTGGATGGCAGCTCTATCTACGGCCCCTCACACTCCTGGAGCGATGCCCTGAGGAGCTTCTCGGGGGGCCGGCTCGCTTCGGGGCCCAGCGGGCGCCTGCCGAGGGAGACGGACGGACGGGTTCCCATGTGGAAGGCGCTGGATCCATCCACGGGACAGGGCGGACCCCAAGGGATCTACG ACCTGGGCAGCGCCTGGGGGAACGAGAACCTCTTCGTGCAGGCTGAGAGCATTGCCTGGTTTCGGTACCACAACCACCTGGCTTCCACGCTGGCCCAGACGCACCCCACCTGGTCCGACGAGGACCTCTTCCAGCACGCTCGCAAGTGGGTCATCGCCACCTTCCAG AGCATCGTGCTGTACGAGTGGCTGCCCACCCTGCTGGGGACGCCCGTCCCGGAGTACAGAG GTTACCAACAGCACCTGGACCCCAGCCTCTCGCCGGAGTTCATGGCGGCTGCAGGGCAATTCCTGGCCACCATGGTCCCACCAGGTGTCTATAAGAG AGACTCCAAGTGCCAGTTCCATGAAGTGTCCAGCCCTGAAGGCTCATTCCCAGCGGTGCGGCTCTGCAACAGCTACTGGAGCAGGGAG AGCAACAGGCAGGCGGAGGATGTGGACGTGGACAGCCTCCTGCTGGGCATGAGCTCACAGATCGCAGAGCGGGAGGACAACATTGTGGTGGAAGATCTCCAAG ATTACTGGTATGGGCCCCTGAAGTTCTCCCGCACTGACTTCGTGGCCAGCTGGTTCCAGCGTGGACGAGACCTTGGCCTGCCCACCTATAACCGAGCCCGGGAACGATTTGGGTTGCAGCCTCTCCAGAACTGGTCAGACCTTGCCCCACACATGGAGCCACAG GTCCTGGAGGAGGTCGCTGCCCTGTATGGCAACAACACGtctgggctggagctgctccctgGAGGCATGCTGGAGGCCAGCGGCTCCCTCTTCAGTGCCATCATCCTGGAGCAGTTTGTGCGCCTGCGTGACAGCGACAGATACTGGTTCGAGAACACCAAGAGCGG GCTGTTCACAGTGGAGGAAGTGAGGGGGATCCGGAACATCACCTTCCATGACGTCCTGGCTGCCGTCACTCGCACGGACCCCGCAGACCTCCAGCCCAATGTGTTCGTCTGGAGTGAGG TGACTCTCTTTGTTGCCTGGATCGTTGCTGTTCTCCGCAAGAGAGATttccagaagctgcagaagaagcagGGCTCCAGCGTGCGGAGGGAGGTGACCAGTGAGGCGATACACG CCGTCGAGTGGCGCGGTCCCAAGACAGACAGATCTCCCGTCTACATTCACCTGCAAGCTGACAAAGTGCTCAAAGTGCTGGATGGGAGAGGATCTGTGCTCCGGAGCATCAGCCTGAAAGCCCACCCGACGGTGGAGGTGATCCTCTCCAACAACAAAGGGAACAAAGCTCTGCTCCTGAAGAGCCCCAAGGAGTACGACCTG GTGCTGCTTTTCAGCAAggaggcagagaggagcaacTTCATTGGGAAGCTGCGAGGCTACTTGGAGAAGAGCGGCCTCGACCTGCACGTGTCTGAGATGCCGGAGCAGAGCCTGATGAAACGGGCGGTCACCCAGGAGCAGAGGAAACAAATTCTGGAGACTTTCTTCAGGCACCTCTTTGCTCAG GTGCTGGAAATCGACAGGTCCAACGCCGGAGAGCTCAACTTTGAGTCTTcccagaaagcaaaggagacCCTGACGTGTGAGCTGAGCAGGGCTGAGTTTGCCGAGGCCCTGGGGCTCAAAGCCCACTCCATGTTTGTGGACTCAATGTTCTCCCTGGCTGACAAAGACGGCAACGGCTACATCTCCTTCCGGGAGTTCCTGGACATCTTGGTGGTCTTCATGAAAg GGACCCCAGAGGAAAAGTCCAAGGTGATGTTCAGGATGTATGACGTTGATGAGAATGGGTTCCTGTCCAAGGAGGAGTTTCTGAGGATGCTCAG GTCCTTCATCGAGATCTCCAACAACTGCCTGACAAGGGACCAGGCAGAGCAGGTGACTGAGTCCATGTTCCGGGCCTCGGGGTTTCAGGACAGGGATGAGCTGACGTGGGAGGATTTCCACTACATGCTGCGGGACCACGACAGCGAGCTCCGTCTCACCCAGCTCTGCATCAAAG GGGTCCCAGAGGTTCCCAAGCAAAACTTGCACAGCTCCGTCTCCTTCATAAAAAGGAAAGACCTGAAAGG CAGAGCCATCTCAGATGAGGAGAAAGACCCAAACCTGGACACCGTGAACCACTACGTGGAGCGAGAAGGGCTAGAGCTGAGGAAGAGGCCAGGCAGAAA GGTGCACCAGTACCAGCTGCAGTTGTACACCAAAGCACAACGGAAGAAGTATGAGCGGAGCAAAATTCAGCAGAAGATCCAGGAGTTCAAGCGCTTTGTGGAAAACTACCGGCGCCATATCGTCTGCGTGgtcctcttctcctccatcaCCGCTGGCGTGTTCGTGGAGAGAGCTTACT acTACGCCTTCGCATCCCCCAGCACCGGAATCGCACAGACCACCTTCGTGGGGATCATCATCTCGCGGGGATCGGCTGCCTGCATCTCCTTCATGTACTCCTACATCCTGCTCACCATGTGCCGCAACCTCATCACCGTCCTGCGGGAGACCTTCCTCAACCACTACATCCCTTTTGATGCTGCCGTGGACTTCCACCGCTGGGTTGCCATGGCAGCCCTGATCTTCTCAG TGCTCCACACTGCAGGTCACGTGGTGAACGTCTACATCTTCTCAGTCACGCCTCTCAGCGTGTTGTCCTGCCTCTTTTCCAGTGTCTTTATGAATGATGG GTCACAGCTCCCACAGAAGTATTACTGGTGGTTCTTCCAGACTATTCCAG GCATGACGGGAGTCCTGCTGCTCGTGATCCTGGCCGTGATGTACGTGTTTGCCACCCACCACTTCCGACGCGTCAGCTTCCAGGGCTTCTGGATCACTCACCACCTCTACGTGCTGCTCTATGTCCTG ATCATCATCCACGGCAGCTACGCTCTGATCCAGCAGCCCCGCTTCCACATCTACTTCATCATCCCAGCTCTCATCTACAGCGCGGACAAGCTGTTCAGCCTGAGCAGGAAGAAGGTGGAGATCAGCGTGGTGAAAGCCGAGCTCCTGCCCTCAG gtGTCACCCACCTCCAGTTCCAGCGGCCGCAGGACTTTGACTACAAGTCCGGGCAGTGGGCGCGCATCGCCTGCATGGCGCTGGGCACCACCGAGTACCACCCCTTCACCCTGACCTCGGCGCCGCACGAGGACACGCTGAGCCTGCACATCCGAGCCGTGGGGCCCTGGACCACCCGCCTGCGGGAGCTCTACTCCCCGGAGAGCCTGGCGCTCCTCGGCAAGCTGCCCAAG CTCTATCTGGACGGGCCCTTCGGGGAGGGCCACCAGGAGTGGAACAAGTTTGAAGTGTCGGTGCTGGTGGGAGGAGGCATTGGAGTGACGCCCTTTGCATCCATCCTCAAGGACCTCGTCTTCAAATCATCCATAAGCTCCAAGCTGGTGTGTAAGAAG ATCTACTTCATCTGGGTGACGCGCACGCAGCGGCAGTTTGAGTGGCTGGCAGACATCATCCGcgaggtggaggagatggacaGGACCGACCTGGTCTCTGTGCACATCTACATCACGCAGCTGGCTGAGAAGTTCGACCTGCGCACCACCATGCTG TACATCTGCGAGCGGCACTTCCAGAAGACGTTGAACAAGAGCTTGTTCACGGGGCTGCGTGCCATCACCCACTTCGGGCGCCCTCCCTTCATACCCTTCTTCAACTCGCTGCAGGAGGTGCACCCCGAG gtGCAGAAGATCGGGGTGTTCAGCTGTGGCCCACCTGGGATGACCAAGAGCGTGGAAAAAGCTTGTCGGCAGCTCAACAAGAAGGACCAAACCTACTTTGCACATCACTATGAGAATTTCTGA